From Pseudomonas poae, the proteins below share one genomic window:
- a CDS encoding cupin domain-containing protein codes for MNPLIAPLVALSLMAGEATAEDTKEVRVTRVGTQPSVQGPADNFTGTVRVDGLFKGDAPARIGGGTVTFEPGARTAWHTHPLGQTLIVTAGVGYVQQEDGARQEIRPGDTVWIPANVRHWHGATATTAMTHIALAESLDGSAVTWGDKVSDAEYGGAPK; via the coding sequence ATGAACCCCCTGATCGCCCCACTGGTTGCCCTTTCGCTTATGGCTGGCGAAGCCACAGCCGAGGACACCAAGGAAGTTCGCGTCACCCGTGTTGGCACTCAGCCTTCCGTTCAAGGCCCTGCTGACAACTTCACCGGCACCGTGCGGGTTGATGGCCTATTCAAGGGCGATGCTCCCGCACGCATTGGCGGCGGTACAGTGACCTTCGAGCCTGGAGCACGCACGGCTTGGCATACCCATCCGCTGGGCCAAACGCTCATCGTCACCGCTGGCGTTGGCTATGTGCAGCAGGAAGACGGCGCCCGCCAGGAAATTCGCCCAGGCGACACCGTATGGATTCCGGCCAACGTGCGTCACTGGCATGGGGCTACCGCTACCACAGCTATGACCCATATCGCGTTGGCAGAATCCCTGGATGGCAGCGCCGTGACCTGGGGCGACAAGGTCTCCGATGCCGAGTACGGAGGCGCGCCAAAATGA
- a CDS encoding carboxymuconolactone decarboxylase family protein encodes MTASILRALRYRETRSIAAFLALCLGLGDVPGVVAQESVAPSTPANTAPPSEALSSRQQAIPLIAAFMASSDIPRLNQALNQGLDAGLTISEAKEILVQLYAYAGFPRSLNALGELMKVVDARKARGIQDVTGREPSRPAPTGQELVEVGTVNQTRISGGAVKSPVFDFAPVINQYLQAHLFGDIFERDNLDWQSRELATVGALAATPGAEPQLRSHMLASMRVGLSAGQLRQVTEILAKHADEAVATRASAALTQALAASGS; translated from the coding sequence ATGACTGCATCGATCTTGCGTGCCCTGAGATATCGCGAAACCCGCTCCATTGCCGCTTTCCTGGCATTGTGCCTTGGCTTGGGGGACGTTCCCGGCGTTGTCGCCCAAGAAAGCGTGGCACCGTCTACCCCAGCCAATACAGCACCGCCCTCCGAAGCATTGTCGAGCAGACAACAGGCCATTCCATTGATCGCTGCGTTTATGGCATCCAGCGACATTCCCCGCCTTAACCAGGCGTTGAATCAAGGATTGGATGCGGGCCTGACCATCAGTGAGGCCAAGGAAATTCTGGTGCAGCTCTATGCGTACGCGGGCTTCCCACGCAGCCTGAATGCGCTGGGCGAACTGATGAAGGTCGTTGATGCGCGCAAAGCGCGAGGTATTCAGGATGTAACAGGACGCGAACCCAGTCGGCCCGCCCCAACGGGCCAGGAATTGGTTGAGGTCGGTACTGTTAATCAGACCCGCATATCCGGTGGAGCGGTGAAAAGTCCGGTGTTCGACTTTGCGCCGGTCATCAACCAGTACCTGCAGGCCCATCTGTTCGGCGACATCTTCGAGCGTGACAACCTGGACTGGCAAAGCCGTGAACTGGCCACCGTCGGCGCTTTGGCTGCAACGCCGGGTGCCGAGCCGCAGCTGCGCTCCCATATGCTGGCGAGCATGCGGGTCGGCCTGAGTGCTGGCCAACTGCGCCAGGTGACCGAAATACTCGCCAAACACGCAGACGAAGCAGTCGCCACGCGTGCGAGTGCGGCGCTGACTCAAGCCCTTGCGGCGTCGGGTAGTTGA
- a CDS encoding alpha/beta fold hydrolase translates to MKSTRNVLTLAITCLLAACAAPISSPGNTAAPLQIQEQGSFAAGGTLITAPGTFDPRKPMASDGQTYHGDHAYVFYQVPVNARKLPIVMWHGAGQFSKTWETTADGREGFQNIFLRRQFSVYLIDQPRRGNAGRSMVEATLKPTPDEQLWFNQFRIGLWPNYFDGVQVARDEQTRDQFFRAMTPNTGPFDMDVVSDGVSAAFNRIGPGILFTHSQGGGPGWLTAIKNDKVKAIVAFEPGSSFVFPSGEVPAPIPSAFDTVQGAEVPMSQFMALTRIPILILYGDNIPDHAIDLPAQDSWRARLAMARLWRDSVNKHGGDVKLIHLPEIGIKGNTHFPMSDLNNVQIADLVAKFLAEKHLD, encoded by the coding sequence ATGAAGAGCACAAGGAACGTTCTGACCCTCGCTATCACGTGCCTACTTGCCGCCTGTGCGGCGCCTATCAGCAGCCCTGGCAACACCGCCGCGCCATTGCAGATTCAGGAGCAAGGCAGCTTCGCCGCCGGCGGCACCCTGATCACTGCACCGGGTACGTTCGACCCACGCAAACCCATGGCGTCCGATGGACAGACCTACCATGGCGATCACGCCTATGTGTTTTACCAAGTGCCGGTCAACGCGCGAAAACTGCCTATCGTCATGTGGCACGGTGCCGGCCAGTTTTCCAAAACCTGGGAAACCACAGCCGATGGCCGCGAAGGCTTCCAGAACATTTTTCTGCGCCGTCAGTTTAGCGTGTACCTGATCGACCAACCCCGCCGCGGTAACGCCGGTCGCAGCATGGTCGAGGCAACGCTCAAGCCCACGCCGGACGAACAGCTGTGGTTTAACCAGTTCCGCATCGGTTTGTGGCCCAACTACTTTGATGGCGTGCAGGTCGCGCGCGATGAGCAAACACGCGACCAGTTCTTTCGCGCCATGACCCCCAACACAGGTCCGTTCGATATGGACGTGGTTTCCGATGGAGTATCCGCTGCGTTCAACCGGATCGGCCCCGGCATTTTATTCACTCACTCCCAGGGCGGCGGCCCCGGCTGGCTCACCGCGATCAAGAACGACAAGGTAAAAGCCATCGTCGCGTTCGAGCCGGGTAGCAGCTTTGTCTTTCCTTCAGGAGAGGTTCCGGCACCGATACCCAGCGCTTTCGACACGGTGCAAGGCGCTGAGGTGCCGATGAGCCAGTTCATGGCATTGACGCGGATTCCGATCCTGATCCTCTACGGTGACAACATTCCTGATCACGCCATCGACCTACCAGCCCAAGACAGCTGGCGGGCTCGACTAGCGATGGCGCGGTTGTGGCGCGACAGCGTTAACAAACATGGCGGTGATGTGAAGCTGATTCACCTTCCGGAAATTGGCATCAAGGGCAACACACACTTTCCCATGTCAGACCTGAACAACGTCCAAATCGCGGACTTAGTGGCCAAGTTCCTTGCCGAGAAACATCTGGATTGA
- a CDS encoding alpha/beta hydrolase, with protein MRNTVLKVTFMAAMVGISAGKCMAADYKKNPFTLVYDGAITKNEPSKVNIHPVTYKLNGLDIVANVYTPASYDPKKTYPTVVVAHPNGGVKEQVAGLYAQRLAEQGYITITADAAYQGGSGGQPRSVDKPANRIEDIHGMADFITQYAGVDGQRLGLLGICGGAGYSLAAAETDKRFKSIATISMFNSGRVRRNGYVDSQLDTIQDRLKQASEARTLEAAGGEVRYSGDANLTDEQIAKLPFDLYRQGYEYYWKTHAHPNSTFKYTTSSLLDLMRFDATNQIELIGQPLLMIAGTKADSLYMTEDAFAKATGTKDKELFKIEGATHIETYWVPKYVDAALSKLTPFYARTLAR; from the coding sequence ATGAGAAACACAGTTCTCAAGGTCACGTTTATGGCCGCGATGGTCGGCATTTCGGCCGGCAAGTGCATGGCGGCTGACTACAAGAAGAACCCGTTCACGCTAGTATATGACGGCGCGATTACCAAGAATGAGCCGAGCAAGGTCAACATCCATCCGGTGACCTACAAGCTCAACGGCCTGGACATCGTCGCCAACGTTTACACCCCGGCCAGCTACGACCCCAAAAAGACCTACCCCACCGTTGTGGTGGCGCACCCTAACGGCGGTGTGAAAGAGCAAGTCGCCGGGCTGTATGCGCAGCGCTTGGCCGAACAGGGCTACATCACCATTACCGCCGATGCGGCCTATCAGGGTGGCAGCGGCGGTCAACCGCGCAGCGTCGACAAACCAGCCAACCGTATCGAAGATATCCACGGCATGGCGGACTTCATTACCCAGTACGCCGGAGTTGATGGTCAGCGTCTGGGCTTGCTCGGCATCTGTGGCGGGGCCGGTTACTCCCTGGCCGCTGCCGAGACCGACAAGCGCTTCAAATCGATTGCCACAATCAGCATGTTCAACTCAGGCCGTGTGCGCCGTAACGGCTACGTCGACTCCCAACTGGACACCATTCAGGATCGCCTCAAGCAAGCGTCTGAGGCACGCACCCTGGAAGCTGCTGGTGGCGAGGTTCGTTACTCGGGCGATGCCAATCTGACCGACGAGCAGATTGCCAAATTACCGTTTGATCTCTACCGCCAGGGTTACGAGTACTACTGGAAAACCCACGCGCACCCGAACTCGACCTTCAAGTATACAACCAGCAGCTTGCTCGACCTGATGCGCTTCGACGCCACCAACCAGATCGAACTGATTGGCCAGCCACTACTGATGATCGCCGGCACCAAGGCCGATAGCCTGTACATGACTGAGGATGCATTCGCTAAGGCTACTGGCACCAAGGACAAAGAGCTCTTCAAGATTGAAGGCGCAACCCATATCGAAACCTACTGGGTACCCAAATATGTCGATGCCGCACTGAGCAAACTCACGCCGTTTTACGCAAGAACCCTCGCCAGGTAA
- a CDS encoding LysR family transcriptional regulator: MSRANLNDLQAFVIIAREGSFTRAAAQLGVSQSAISHTMRALEARLGVRLLTRTTRSVAPTEAGLRLYKAMAPRFEEIELELAAVSEFRDTPSGTVRISASEHAANNILWPKLLKVLPAYPDIHVEITVDYALSDIVAQRYDAGVRLGDQVAKDMIAVPIGPRLRMAVVAAPDYLRKYTAPEAPADLAAHNCINLRLPTHGSLLQWDFEKDGHELKARVEGQWTFNSSVPILRAAVAGCGLAFLPEDMVAKEIAEGALVRVMEDWCQPFPGYHLYYPNRRERSSAFGVVVDALRHA; this comes from the coding sequence ATGTCCCGCGCCAATCTCAACGATCTGCAAGCCTTCGTGATCATCGCTCGCGAAGGCAGCTTTACCCGCGCAGCCGCTCAGCTCGGCGTTTCGCAATCTGCAATCAGCCACACCATGCGAGCCCTTGAAGCGCGCCTGGGTGTGCGCCTGCTGACTCGCACAACGCGCAGTGTGGCACCCACCGAAGCGGGCTTGCGCTTGTATAAGGCCATGGCCCCACGGTTCGAAGAGATCGAGTTGGAGTTGGCGGCAGTCAGCGAGTTTCGCGACACCCCGTCAGGCACCGTGCGCATTTCAGCGTCCGAACATGCGGCCAACAACATCCTCTGGCCCAAGCTGTTGAAGGTGCTTCCCGCCTACCCGGATATCCACGTGGAAATCACCGTGGACTACGCCCTCTCCGACATCGTCGCCCAGCGCTACGATGCCGGCGTACGCCTGGGCGACCAAGTGGCCAAGGATATGATCGCCGTCCCTATCGGCCCTCGGTTGCGAATGGCGGTAGTGGCGGCCCCCGACTACTTGCGCAAGTACACCGCGCCTGAAGCCCCTGCAGATTTGGCGGCACACAATTGCATCAACCTGCGCTTGCCAACCCACGGTAGCCTGCTGCAATGGGACTTTGAAAAAGACGGCCACGAGCTCAAGGCGCGTGTCGAAGGGCAATGGACATTCAATAGCAGCGTGCCGATCTTGCGCGCAGCGGTCGCCGGCTGTGGTTTGGCTTTTCTGCCGGAAGACATGGTCGCGAAGGAAATTGCCGAGGGTGCCTTGGTCCGGGTGATGGAGGATTGGTGCCAGCCATTTCCCGGCTACCATCTCTACTACCCCAACCGGCGTGAACGTTCGTCAGCGTTCGGCGTCGTGGTGGATGCGCTGCGTCACGCTTGA
- a CDS encoding LysR substrate-binding domain-containing protein: MNLNALTDFILVATHSGLGKASRASGISKATLSRRISDLEEQLGVRLIERSARGLKLTEAGEALMSRAEGPLSEVTEAMTAAREGVSTPRGRLRVAAPILFSQLAMGRIGAEFCAAYPDVFIEVVSEDRMVDLVEEQFDVAIRINPSPDSSLVGRCFAKDRLIVVAAPEILRPMPGAIRSVPAIVTSTFQPAHWSLDGGQLVLEPIPKMQFSSLLMVRDAAVAGGGAALIPQSIAWNQLARGELVQWGTVSGVEPALWVLHTSRRLAAPKVRAFVDFMCDRYSDMSLVLRG, encoded by the coding sequence ATGAACCTTAATGCCTTGACTGATTTCATCCTGGTTGCCACTCATTCGGGGCTGGGCAAGGCCAGCCGTGCGAGTGGTATCTCCAAAGCCACTTTGTCGCGGCGAATCTCTGACCTTGAGGAACAACTGGGGGTGAGGCTGATCGAGCGCAGTGCGCGGGGTCTGAAGCTCACCGAAGCCGGTGAGGCGTTGATGTCTCGAGCCGAGGGCCCGCTGAGTGAAGTGACTGAAGCCATGACCGCAGCACGTGAAGGCGTTTCAACGCCTCGCGGGCGTCTGCGAGTCGCCGCGCCGATTCTGTTCTCGCAGCTCGCGATGGGGCGTATTGGCGCCGAGTTCTGTGCGGCCTACCCGGACGTCTTCATTGAGGTCGTGTCGGAGGATCGAATGGTGGATCTGGTGGAGGAACAGTTTGATGTCGCCATTCGAATCAACCCCAGCCCGGACAGTAGCCTGGTCGGACGTTGCTTCGCCAAGGACCGGCTGATAGTGGTGGCGGCGCCGGAAATACTCAGGCCGATGCCCGGCGCGATCAGATCCGTTCCCGCTATCGTGACGTCGACTTTCCAGCCTGCGCATTGGAGCCTGGATGGCGGGCAACTGGTCCTGGAGCCGATCCCGAAAATGCAATTCTCTTCGCTGCTGATGGTGCGTGATGCCGCTGTCGCCGGTGGCGGTGCAGCCCTCATCCCACAGTCCATCGCCTGGAACCAGCTGGCCCGCGGTGAGTTGGTTCAGTGGGGCACGGTGTCCGGTGTAGAGCCGGCGCTGTGGGTCTTGCACACCTCCAGGCGGCTTGCGGCGCCAAAGGTTCGCGCATTCGTCGACTTCATGTGTGATCGCTATTCGGACATGTCGCTTGTTCTCAGGGGGTAG
- a CDS encoding NADP-dependent oxidoreductase encodes MSTLQHAVLIRAYGGADAAQIAEIQKPAPEQGQVRVRVRAAGVNGIDWKVREGHLRNAFTLPLPIVLGAEMAGVIDAVGPGASRFSVGERVMGAMGGLGAYAEFVTVSEASLSPTPETLDDVRAAAMPVAAVSAWNSLHHAGPLVAGQRVLIHGAAGGLGAYAVQYAKRAGAEVFATAGTADLEYVRSLGADGVFDYHAQRFETLVRDINLVLDYVGGEVLDRSWHVLAPDGVVVGTSSPDILARTPANRRSLWFMNKPDPQLLEKLAREVASGTLQSRIGDVVGFSDIPKAIERNRTVSRTGKVVADFTR; translated from the coding sequence ATGAGCACCCTTCAACACGCTGTACTGATCCGGGCCTACGGCGGTGCGGACGCCGCACAGATTGCCGAAATCCAGAAGCCGGCGCCCGAGCAAGGCCAGGTTCGGGTTCGGGTTCGAGCCGCCGGCGTGAACGGCATCGACTGGAAGGTTCGCGAAGGTCATCTGCGCAATGCCTTTACGCTGCCATTGCCCATCGTGCTGGGCGCCGAGATGGCCGGCGTGATCGATGCGGTGGGGCCGGGAGCCTCTCGCTTCAGTGTTGGCGAGCGTGTCATGGGAGCGATGGGCGGACTGGGCGCGTACGCCGAGTTTGTGACCGTCAGCGAAGCGAGCCTTTCCCCAACCCCCGAGACTCTTGACGACGTGCGGGCCGCCGCCATGCCTGTAGCAGCCGTGTCGGCCTGGAACAGCCTGCATCACGCAGGGCCGCTCGTTGCGGGTCAGCGCGTACTGATTCACGGCGCAGCCGGAGGGCTAGGCGCTTATGCCGTGCAGTACGCCAAGCGTGCGGGCGCCGAAGTCTTCGCAACGGCGGGCACTGCAGACCTGGAGTACGTGCGCAGCCTCGGTGCCGATGGGGTCTTTGACTACCACGCTCAACGCTTCGAAACCCTCGTGCGGGATATAAACCTGGTGCTCGACTACGTCGGCGGTGAGGTACTGGACCGCTCGTGGCACGTGCTGGCGCCGGACGGCGTGGTGGTCGGCACATCATCGCCCGACATTCTTGCCCGAACGCCGGCGAATCGCCGAAGCCTCTGGTTCATGAATAAACCTGATCCTCAATTGCTGGAAAAGCTCGCCAGGGAGGTCGCCAGCGGCACGCTGCAGTCGAGGATCGGCGACGTCGTTGGCTTCTCTGATATCCCCAAGGCAATCGAACGCAATCGCACCGTTTCACGGACAGGCAAGGTCGTTGCCGATTTCACTCGCTGA
- a CDS encoding NmrA/HSCARG family protein, producing MSILVIGATGTIGSLVTQGLAGAGAEVKALVRQAGKQEFPAGVTEVVADLTDVASMRVALASVRTLFLLNAVTPDEVTQALITLNLAREAGIERIVYLSVIHADTFTNVPHFTGKHTVERMIESLDLPATVLRPAYFMQNDRRVQQTIQSYSVYPMPIGAAGVSMIDARDIADVAVAELLRRDKAPSALERVTLELVGPQALTGASVAAIWSTALGREIAYGGDDLTAFEGQLASYGPTWLAYDMALMMAGIQTFGMQSTQGTLEKLQTLIGHPLRTYEDFVREAVAQD from the coding sequence ATGAGCATTCTGGTTATTGGTGCCACGGGCACCATCGGTTCACTGGTCACTCAAGGCCTTGCCGGCGCGGGCGCCGAGGTCAAAGCCCTGGTGCGCCAGGCAGGTAAGCAGGAATTCCCGGCCGGCGTAACCGAAGTGGTCGCCGACCTCACTGACGTAGCGTCGATGCGCGTTGCGCTCGCGTCGGTGCGCACCCTGTTCCTGCTCAATGCCGTGACGCCCGACGAGGTCACTCAAGCCCTCATCACCCTGAACCTGGCGCGTGAGGCGGGTATCGAACGCATCGTTTATCTGTCGGTGATTCATGCCGACACATTCACCAATGTCCCGCACTTCACCGGCAAGCATACGGTTGAGCGCATGATCGAGAGCCTCGACCTGCCTGCCACTGTTCTGCGCCCGGCCTACTTCATGCAAAACGACCGCAGGGTCCAACAGACTATTCAGAGCTACTCGGTCTACCCAATGCCGATCGGCGCGGCGGGCGTGTCGATGATTGACGCACGCGATATCGCTGACGTGGCGGTTGCAGAGCTGCTGCGCCGCGACAAGGCACCCTCGGCGCTGGAGCGCGTAACGCTGGAGCTGGTGGGGCCGCAAGCGCTCACCGGTGCATCCGTGGCGGCCATCTGGAGTACTGCTCTGGGCCGCGAGATCGCCTACGGAGGTGATGACCTGACCGCTTTCGAAGGACAACTGGCGTCGTATGGCCCCACCTGGCTGGCGTATGACATGGCCCTGATGATGGCGGGTATCCAGACCTTCGGCATGCAATCAACCCAAGGCACCTTAGAAAAGCTGCAGACCCTCATCGGGCACCCGCTGCGCACCTATGAAGACTTCGTGCGCGAGGCCGTTGCGCAAGATTAA
- a CDS encoding HupE/UreJ family protein, which produces MRKIQSARVIICTALCVMPALAFAHPGHDESGLMAGVTHPLTGIDHLLAMFAVGLWAAQQKGSARWKLPVAFVSCMLLGGLLGFDGFSVPYLENGIAASVLALGLLVAVAASPPMAVSIVITGLAGLAHGIAHGIELPQMASPAWYAVGFVAATSALHATGYGLARWTPIGGAMLIRTVGLFSAGAGALLLAF; this is translated from the coding sequence ATGAGAAAAATTCAATCTGCGCGTGTGATTATTTGCACTGCACTTTGTGTAATGCCGGCTTTGGCATTTGCCCATCCCGGCCATGATGAGTCAGGTCTGATGGCAGGTGTGACTCACCCGTTGACCGGAATTGACCACCTGTTGGCGATGTTTGCAGTGGGGTTGTGGGCTGCGCAGCAGAAGGGCAGTGCCAGGTGGAAGTTGCCGGTGGCCTTTGTGAGCTGCATGTTATTGGGTGGATTGTTGGGTTTTGACGGGTTTTCGGTGCCATATCTGGAAAACGGTATTGCTGCCTCGGTACTTGCCTTGGGTTTGCTGGTTGCCGTAGCTGCGAGTCCGCCGATGGCTGTCAGTATCGTCATCACCGGGCTGGCCGGGCTGGCGCACGGCATTGCCCATGGCATTGAATTACCGCAGATGGCCAGCCCTGCGTGGTATGCCGTCGGGTTTGTCGCAGCGACATCGGCGTTGCACGCAACCGGCTATGGCTTGGCGCGATGGACGCCAATCGGTGGCGCAATGCTCATTCGCACTGTCGGCCTGTTTTCGGCTGGCGCGGGTGCTCTGTTACTGGCGTTTTAA
- a CDS encoding amidase: MSVKRPSKADFLIAAEDHGYHLTDSQMEAFLNLADETLNSYETIDALYAANVAQQPPEREYSKAAEADNLHGAWYVKTRIVGAAQGPLAGKTVVIKDNVSVAGVPMANGSLSLDGYIPSEDATVVKRLLAAGATVVGKSVCEDLCFSGASFTSASGPVKNPWDLTRNAGGSSSGSAVLVALGQVDMAIGGDQGGSIRMPSAWSGIVGHKPTYGLVPYTGAFPIERTIDHVGPMANNVRDVAVMLDVIAGVDGLDSRQKNPPAVNCLATLEQGVSGLKIGVLREGFAIPGMSEPQVDALVKAAVAQLESLGASVGEASAPWHTGVALDLWNVIATDGAAYQMLQGNGYGMNVDGYYDPDIMSYFGEKRREHADALSSSVRAVALTGHYSLKHLHGAYYAKARMLVPELTRQYDEAFKDFDVLVMPTMPFVATPLTAADAPVEEYVRSALDMLANTAPFDLTGHPATSIPAGLADGLPVAMMIVAPRFQDALALRVAQAYEQARGTFPKPPVL; the protein is encoded by the coding sequence ATGTCCGTAAAACGCCCCAGTAAAGCTGATTTTCTGATTGCCGCCGAAGACCACGGTTATCACCTGACGGATAGCCAGATGGAGGCATTCCTCAACCTGGCCGACGAAACATTGAACTCCTATGAAACCATCGATGCGCTGTACGCCGCCAACGTCGCGCAGCAACCGCCTGAGCGCGAATACAGCAAAGCCGCCGAGGCAGACAACCTGCACGGCGCGTGGTACGTGAAAACCCGAATCGTCGGAGCCGCGCAAGGACCACTCGCCGGCAAGACCGTGGTCATCAAGGACAACGTGTCGGTGGCTGGCGTCCCCATGGCTAACGGCTCATTGAGCCTGGACGGTTATATCCCATCCGAAGATGCCACCGTGGTCAAACGCTTGCTGGCGGCCGGGGCCACGGTGGTCGGCAAGTCGGTATGTGAAGACCTGTGCTTTTCTGGAGCAAGTTTCACCTCCGCCAGTGGCCCGGTTAAAAACCCGTGGGACTTGACGCGCAATGCAGGCGGCTCGTCCAGCGGTAGCGCGGTGCTGGTGGCGCTTGGCCAAGTCGACATGGCCATCGGCGGCGATCAGGGCGGCTCGATCCGGATGCCGTCAGCCTGGAGCGGCATCGTAGGTCACAAACCGACTTACGGCCTGGTGCCTTACACCGGGGCGTTCCCGATTGAGCGAACCATCGATCACGTGGGCCCGATGGCCAATAACGTGCGCGATGTGGCAGTGATGCTCGACGTCATTGCGGGGGTCGACGGGCTTGATTCGCGGCAGAAAAATCCGCCGGCGGTTAACTGCCTCGCGACACTGGAGCAGGGCGTTAGCGGCTTGAAAATCGGCGTGCTGCGCGAGGGCTTTGCGATCCCGGGAATGTCCGAGCCGCAGGTGGATGCACTGGTCAAGGCGGCGGTCGCCCAGCTTGAAAGCCTGGGCGCCAGCGTCGGCGAAGCGAGTGCTCCGTGGCATACGGGCGTGGCTTTGGATCTGTGGAACGTGATTGCCACTGACGGCGCGGCGTATCAGATGCTGCAGGGCAATGGTTATGGCATGAACGTCGACGGTTATTACGACCCGGACATCATGAGTTACTTCGGCGAAAAACGCCGTGAACACGCCGACGCGTTGTCCAGCAGCGTGCGAGCGGTCGCGTTGACCGGTCACTACAGCCTGAAACACCTGCATGGCGCCTACTACGCCAAGGCACGGATGCTGGTACCGGAGCTGACGCGCCAGTACGACGAGGCATTCAAGGATTTTGATGTATTGGTAATGCCCACCATGCCGTTCGTAGCCACGCCGTTGACCGCGGCGGATGCGCCCGTCGAGGAGTACGTACGCAGTGCGCTGGACATGCTCGCCAATACCGCACCGTTTGACCTCACGGGGCACCCCGCGACGTCGATCCCGGCGGGGCTTGCGGACGGGTTGCCGGTAGCCATGATGATCGTCGCCCCGCGTTTCCAGGACGCCCTCGCGTTGCGCGTTGCTCAGGCCTACGAACAGGCCCGTGGCACCTTCCCTAAACCCCCGGTGCTGTAA
- a CDS encoding ANTAR domain-containing protein, producing the protein MTLRAAKKRLRNDGAGGIKDLRDVSVLVMHPDDDDGRNLIEQLQRIGCQVRVQWPIPERLTAEVDVIVLAVSPESLSTNTPWLLHASTPPIIPVIAYENPIIVEALVQLNACSVIPSPVKSFGLLTALAITLSQSRKARERERHVKRLEGRMAVMRTVQQAKIILIETKGMSETDAYNALRDQAMAKREPVEKIAEALVKAHELLRQACS; encoded by the coding sequence ATGACCTTGCGCGCCGCCAAGAAACGCCTGCGCAACGACGGTGCCGGGGGCATCAAGGACCTGCGCGACGTCAGCGTATTGGTGATGCACCCCGATGACGATGATGGGCGCAACCTGATCGAACAGTTGCAGCGCATCGGTTGTCAGGTGCGTGTGCAATGGCCGATTCCGGAGCGCTTGACTGCCGAGGTTGACGTGATCGTGTTGGCGGTGTCGCCGGAAAGCCTGTCGACCAATACGCCTTGGCTGCTGCACGCCAGCACGCCGCCGATCATTCCGGTGATTGCCTATGAGAACCCGATCATCGTCGAGGCATTGGTGCAACTGAACGCTTGCTCTGTCATTCCTTCGCCAGTCAAGTCGTTCGGTTTGCTGACCGCTTTGGCAATCACGCTCAGTCAGTCACGCAAGGCTCGTGAACGGGAAAGGCACGTCAAGCGCCTGGAAGGGCGCATGGCGGTAATGCGCACCGTGCAGCAGGCCAAAATAATCCTCATCGAAACCAAGGGCATGTCAGAGACCGATGCCTATAACGCCTTGCGGGATCAAGCCATGGCCAAGCGCGAACCGGTGGAAAAAATCGCCGAAGCGCTGGTCAAGGCCCACGAGTTGTTGCGACAAGCCTGTTCCTGA